Part of the Bacillus cabrialesii genome is shown below.
TATGATGACTATGAGCTGAGGGATTTAGAAGAAGTAAAGCATGATGAAAGAGTGACAGTCGAAGGGAAGGTTCATTCAGAGCCTTCTCTTACCTATTACGGAAAAAAACGAAACAGGCTGACATTCAGGCTGCTTGTCGGCCGCTATTTAATCACAGCCGTATGTTTCAACCGGCCTTATTTGAAGAAAAAGCTTTCATTGGGCTCTGTCGTAACGGTCTCCGGTAAATGGGACAAGCATCGCCAAACCATCTCTGTTCAGGAGTTGAAAAACGGTCCGCATCAAGAGGATAAAAGCATTGAACCAGTGTATTCTGTGAAAGAAAATGTGACCGTCAAGATGATGAGACGTTTTATTCAGCAGGCGCTGACCCAATATGCAGACGCACTTCAGGATCCTCTGCCGGAAAAGCTAAGAACAAGCTATAAGCTGCCGGACTATCAGCAGGCGTTAAAAGCAATGCACCTGCCTGAAACAAGAGAAGCGTTAAAGCTTGCCAGACGCCGGTTTGTTTATGAAGAATTTTTGTTGTTTCAGTTGAAAATGCAAGCGTTCCGAAAGGCGGAAAGAGAGCAGACTCAAGGGATACGGCAGCGTTTTTCAAACGAAGAACTTATGAGATTTATCAAAAGCCTCCCGTTTCCCCTCACAAACGCCCAGTCGCGTGTGCTCCGCGAAATAACAGCAGACATGTCTTCTCCATATAGAATGAACCGTCTTCTTCAAGGGGACGTCGGATCAGGAAAAACGGCAGTCGCCGCCATTGCGCTGTATGCCGCGATCTTGTCCGGATACCAGGGAGCGCTCATGGTGCCGACAGAAATTCTGGCCGAACAGCATGCTGATTCGCTCGTCTCCCTATTTGAAAAATGGGATGTCAGCGTGGCCCTTTTGACAAGCTCTGTCAAAGGGAAGCGGCGAAAAGAACTGTTAGAGCGTCTTGCGGCGGGAGAGATTGATATTCTTGTAGGAACCCACGCTTTAATCCAGGATGAGGTAGAGTTTAAGGCGCTGAGCCTTGTCATTACAGATGAGCAGCATCGATTTGGGGTGGAGCAGCGCAAAAAGCTTCGGAACAAGGGGCAGGATCCCGATGTTCTCTTTATGACAGCCACTCCAATCCCGAGAACGTTAGCCATCACGGTGTTCGGTGAAATGGATGTATCTGTCATTGATGAAATGCCGGCGGGGCGAAAGCAAATCGAAACCTATTGGGTAAAGCATGACATGCTGGAACGTATTTTGGCATTTGTCGAAAAAGAATTAAAGCAAGGCAGACAGGCTTATATCATCTGCCCGCTGATTGAAGAATCAGACAAGCTTGATGTGCAAAACGCCATTGACGTGTACAATATGCTTTCTGATATTTTTCGGGGAAAATGGAACGTCGGCCTTATGCACGGAAAGCTTCATTCTGATGAAAAAGACCAGGTCATGAGAGAATTCAGCGCGAACCACTGTCAAATCCTCGTATCAACCACTGTTGTTGAGGTCGGCGTGAACGTGCCGAATGCAACCATTATGGTGATTTATGACGCCGACCGTTTCGGGCTGTCACAGCTTCACCAGCTGCGCGGCCGTGTCGGACGGGGCGAGCATCAATCATTCTGCATTCTGATGGCTGATCCTAAATCAGAAACAGGGAAAGAACGGATGAGAATCATGTCCGAGACCAATGACGGTTTTGAGCTGTCTGAAAAGGACCTGGAACTGAGGGGCCCGGGAGATTTCTTCGGGAAAAAACAAAGCGGAATGCCTGAATTTAAGGTGGCGGACATGGTTCATGACTATAGAGCGCTTGAAACGGCAAGGCAGGATGCTTCGCAACTTGTGGCTTCTGACGCGTTCTGGAAGGAGCCGGAATACGGTGCGCTGAGAGAGCACTTGCTGAAGAGCGGAGTAATGGACG
Proteins encoded:
- the recG gene encoding ATP-dependent DNA helicase RecG; the encoded protein is MKQHQQTSIANIKGIGPETEKTLNELGIYDISDLLNYFPYRYDDYELRDLEEVKHDERVTVEGKVHSEPSLTYYGKKRNRLTFRLLVGRYLITAVCFNRPYLKKKLSLGSVVTVSGKWDKHRQTISVQELKNGPHQEDKSIEPVYSVKENVTVKMMRRFIQQALTQYADALQDPLPEKLRTSYKLPDYQQALKAMHLPETREALKLARRRFVYEEFLLFQLKMQAFRKAEREQTQGIRQRFSNEELMRFIKSLPFPLTNAQSRVLREITADMSSPYRMNRLLQGDVGSGKTAVAAIALYAAILSGYQGALMVPTEILAEQHADSLVSLFEKWDVSVALLTSSVKGKRRKELLERLAAGEIDILVGTHALIQDEVEFKALSLVITDEQHRFGVEQRKKLRNKGQDPDVLFMTATPIPRTLAITVFGEMDVSVIDEMPAGRKQIETYWVKHDMLERILAFVEKELKQGRQAYIICPLIEESDKLDVQNAIDVYNMLSDIFRGKWNVGLMHGKLHSDEKDQVMREFSANHCQILVSTTVVEVGVNVPNATIMVIYDADRFGLSQLHQLRGRVGRGEHQSFCILMADPKSETGKERMRIMSETNDGFELSEKDLELRGPGDFFGKKQSGMPEFKVADMVHDYRALETARQDASQLVASDAFWKEPEYGALREHLLKSGVMDGEKLS